A genomic stretch from Spodoptera frugiperda isolate SF20-4 chromosome 14, AGI-APGP_CSIRO_Sfru_2.0, whole genome shotgun sequence includes:
- the LOC118279364 gene encoding 6-phosphogluconolactonase has protein sequence MTTIVVNDEQELVTKLASKIEKIANDAIENRGKFYVGFSGGSVLNYLCECLQTVDTDWSNWVVAFCDERLVPENDDDSTFGTYKRELIPKTKLVEQQFIKIKQGVSAQEAAQDYTEKLTKAFGSEDFVFDLLLLGMGPDGHTCSLFPGHPLLDETKLKVAPITDSPKFPPERITLTFPTINKARNCLFAICGSSKAEMIQRILKDNDESVPARRVKPHSGSLYWVLDQHSAKNL, from the exons ATGACTACAATTGTTGTTAACGACGAACAAGAACTAGTTACTAAGCTAGCTTCTAAAATCGAGAAGATAGCTAACGATGCTATTGAGAACCGCGGGAAGTTTTACGTCGGGTTTTCAG GTGGTTCCGTGTTGAACTACCTCTGTGAGTGCCTTCAAACCGTGGACACTGACTGGTCAAACTGGGTAGTGGCATTCTGTGACGAACGTTTGGTACCGGAGAACGATGACGACTCTACCTTTGGCACCTACAAGAGAGAGCTGATCCCAAAAACGAAGCTGGTTGAGCAGCAATTCATCAAGATTAAGCAAGGAGTATCag CCCAAGAAGCTGCCCAGGATTACACAGAGAAGTTGACCAAGGCATTTGGCAGCGAAGACTTTGTGTTTGACCTGCTTCTGCTCGGCATGGGACCTGATGGACACACATGTTCCTTGTTCCCTGGACATCCATTACTGGATGAGACCAAGTTGAAGGTGGCTCCTATCACCGACTCGCCCAAGTTCCCTCCGGAGAGGATCACACTGACTTTCCCAACTATAAACAAAGCAAGGAACTGTTTGTTCGCAATTTGTGGCTCCAGCAAGGCGGAGATGATTCAA cGCATCCTGAAGGACAACGATGAGTCAGTGCCGGCGCGCAGAGTGAAGCCCCACAGTGGCTCCCTCTACTGGGTGCTCGACCAACACTCCGCTAAGAACTTGTAG